A portion of the uncultured Fibrobacter sp. genome contains these proteins:
- a CDS encoding pyridoxal phosphate-dependent aminotransferase gives MLSSRLPKDLSPSPFFAELENAKAEARKDALAGELSFIDMTVSSPVKAGLPIDLDAAVDDGRGSFGCWNPDAAGWKSAREAVVEYYRERGGNFTAGQIILTASTSEAYSVLFKTFCDPGDVILTPMPGYPLLDTLAQLEHLECAPYFLQLRRENARKLTDLKRGAERRSAPAEANAFRFVLDSDSLLAAPEKAKVLLLVSPHNPTGHCVSREEWNLAVRFCEENDMILVVDEVFGDYGFSNKVSRTWKYVLDERTLAGSLQTRGERNMWDAGGNDFVNLPENGPKCPIFWLNGLSKAVGSPQLKLGWMAFYAPREKFEEIRAALEFVEDAYLSVSAPAQALGMSLLPKASAYEAQVMERLLANWQTLREAFPSKYCPEVLGGWYAVVRLGEDDEEITLRLLKEKHVLVQPGFFFDFDEDGWVVISLLQEPALFKEAVRRMADR, from the coding sequence ATGCTTTCTTCGCGACTCCCTAAAGATTTGTCTCCGTCACCGTTCTTTGCCGAACTGGAAAATGCAAAAGCTGAAGCCCGAAAGGATGCTTTGGCTGGGGAACTCTCGTTTATTGACATGACGGTAAGTTCGCCTGTAAAGGCGGGACTCCCGATAGACCTGGATGCGGCTGTCGATGACGGCCGCGGTTCTTTTGGCTGCTGGAATCCGGATGCGGCGGGCTGGAAGTCTGCTCGCGAAGCGGTGGTGGAGTATTACCGTGAACGCGGCGGAAACTTTACTGCAGGGCAAATTATTCTGACCGCAAGTACGAGCGAAGCGTATTCTGTTCTGTTCAAGACATTCTGCGATCCGGGAGACGTGATTCTGACGCCAATGCCGGGGTATCCGCTCTTGGATACGCTTGCGCAATTGGAGCATTTGGAATGTGCGCCGTATTTTCTGCAACTTAGACGAGAGAACGCTCGCAAGCTTACCGATCTTAAAAGGGGCGCTGAGCGACGCTCTGCGCCAGCCGAAGCGAATGCTTTCCGCTTTGTCCTAGATTCCGACAGTCTGTTGGCTGCTCCGGAAAAAGCGAAAGTCCTGCTGCTGGTCTCGCCACATAATCCGACGGGCCATTGCGTTTCCCGCGAAGAATGGAATTTGGCGGTACGCTTTTGCGAAGAAAACGACATGATTCTCGTGGTCGACGAAGTCTTCGGCGATTACGGCTTTTCGAATAAAGTTTCGCGGACATGGAAGTACGTATTAGACGAGAGAACGCTCGCAGGCTCGCTACAGACGAGAGGTGAAAGAAATATGTGGGATGCAGGCGGTAACGATTTCGTCAACCTTCCCGAGAATGGTCCCAAGTGCCCGATATTCTGGCTGAACGGCCTGAGCAAGGCTGTGGGCTCGCCGCAACTTAAGCTTGGATGGATGGCTTTCTATGCGCCACGCGAAAAATTTGAAGAAATACGTGCTGCACTTGAATTCGTGGAAGACGCTTACTTGAGCGTATCCGCTCCGGCGCAGGCTCTCGGTATGTCGCTGTTGCCCAAGGCTTCTGCTTACGAGGCTCAAGTCATGGAACGCCTGCTTGCAAATTGGCAGACGCTCCGAGAAGCGTTCCCTTCAAAGTACTGCCCCGAAGTTCTGGGCGGCTGGTACGCGGTGGTACGCCTCGGTGAAGATGACGAAGAAATCACGCTTCGCTTGCTCAAGGAAAAACATGTGCTGGTTCAGCCCGGCTTCTTCTTTGATTTTGACGAAGACGGCTGGGTGGTGATTAGCTTGTTGCAGGAACCTGCGCTATTTAAAGAAGCGGTCCGCCGCATGGCCGACCGCTAA
- the leuA2 gene encoding 2-isopropylmalate synthase LeuA2 produces MNENKNTIERQPFFYDVTLRDGNQALPKPWNNAQKKDVYLQLLKLGVQGAEVGFPASSEMDFESCKELAQLTAKMAEEGDEVAKRIVVSGLARCVESDIQRCWEAVQYAPHPRIHTFLATSPLSMEHVLHMTPEQVKEKAVHCVKFAKSLVGDKGDVEFSAEHFGDCLENMDFVIDVLKAVVEAGATTLNLPNTVERYRPFLYVNQVKQVYEAIPKNVTISVHCHNDLGMATAATVESFFVGATQLEVALNGLGERCGNTNFYEVAVGLHNSGVNTGLHMERIYETAILISQWSGISIYSRAPLIGAEAIVHRSGIHQDGASKTKDMKKGAYRPIDYSIIGRHQNDSLSFTSQSGRTAVYEIITKFGYKMSLAEAAELQPILKACSEKEGELSAERVLDVFREHFVNVNGRLVFNNIEVIPDENRFIFHFKKDGEALVKSVTAEGPIEAALMLMREIGMPVELVKYRQLVVPEKDKMWAGRGLSRIVLKANGAEVEGRGVSSDTLKANMRALFGGVNLLYKKA; encoded by the coding sequence ATGAACGAGAATAAGAACACGATTGAAAGACAACCCTTCTTTTACGACGTCACGCTGCGTGACGGTAACCAGGCTCTTCCGAAGCCCTGGAACAATGCCCAGAAAAAGGACGTGTACCTGCAACTCTTGAAACTCGGCGTGCAGGGCGCCGAAGTCGGTTTCCCGGCTTCAAGCGAGATGGATTTTGAATCGTGTAAGGAACTTGCCCAGCTGACCGCCAAGATGGCCGAAGAAGGCGACGAAGTCGCGAAGCGCATCGTGGTCTCTGGCCTCGCCCGCTGCGTGGAAAGCGATATCCAGCGTTGCTGGGAAGCGGTGCAGTACGCTCCGCATCCGCGTATCCATACCTTCCTGGCTACAAGCCCCTTGTCCATGGAACATGTGCTGCACATGACTCCGGAACAGGTGAAGGAAAAGGCCGTTCATTGCGTGAAGTTTGCGAAGTCGCTCGTGGGTGACAAGGGTGACGTGGAATTCAGCGCCGAACACTTTGGCGACTGCCTCGAAAACATGGATTTTGTGATTGACGTGCTGAAGGCCGTGGTCGAAGCCGGTGCGACGACGTTGAACCTGCCGAATACGGTGGAACGCTATCGTCCGTTCCTGTACGTGAACCAGGTGAAGCAGGTTTATGAAGCGATCCCGAAGAACGTGACCATTTCTGTGCATTGTCATAATGACCTCGGCATGGCGACTGCCGCCACGGTCGAAAGCTTCTTTGTGGGTGCGACCCAGCTGGAAGTGGCCCTGAACGGCCTTGGCGAACGTTGCGGTAACACGAACTTCTACGAAGTCGCTGTAGGCCTGCACAATTCCGGCGTGAATACGGGCCTGCACATGGAGCGCATTTACGAAACGGCCATCTTGATTTCCCAGTGGTCCGGCATCAGCATTTACAGCCGCGCACCGCTGATCGGTGCCGAAGCGATTGTGCACCGTAGCGGCATCCACCAGGATGGCGCCAGCAAGACGAAGGACATGAAGAAGGGCGCCTACCGCCCGATCGACTACTCCATCATCGGTCGTCACCAGAACGATTCCCTCAGCTTTACAAGCCAGAGTGGCCGTACCGCCGTGTACGAAATCATCACGAAGTTCGGCTACAAGATGTCGCTCGCCGAAGCAGCTGAACTGCAGCCGATTCTGAAAGCTTGCAGCGAAAAGGAAGGCGAACTCTCTGCCGAACGCGTGCTGGATGTGTTCCGCGAGCATTTCGTAAATGTGAACGGCCGTCTGGTGTTCAACAACATCGAGGTCATTCCCGACGAAAACCGCTTTATCTTCCACTTCAAGAAGGATGGCGAAGCCTTGGTGAAGTCCGTGACGGCCGAAGGCCCGATCGAGGCTGCCCTCATGCTCATGCGCGAAATCGGCATGCCGGTCGAACTCGTCAAATACCGCCAGCTCGTGGTGCCTGAAAAGGACAAGATGTGGGCGGGCCGAGGCCTCAGCCGCATCGTGCTGAAGGCGAACGGCGCTGAAGTTGAAGGCCGCGGTGTAAGCAGCGATACGCTCAAGGCGAACATGCGCGCACTCTTCGGTGGCGTGAACTTGCTGTATAAGAAAGCATAA
- a CDS encoding fibrobacter succinogenes major paralogous domain-containing protein: protein MKKFVLQCLLTTVFFFAACSEDSTEVVVEKMNVVESETDLPECESENEGDQAMVKGKSSILVCVDGDWFVTAGEKTETVSGDSVEEAVQIDSLVGYSQKGPFLKGSMVYLYELSDGRTLKQTNGNFTSNITSDDGRYKFTSRNLVSQYALVVVNGKYRNEVTGKPTTTAIQLQAYTNVLMRRSANVNLLTHLEHNRVYNLVVKEKLNMRQAKRQAQAEIMSEFYIDTAGFVGSSEDWDVFGSTDADAALLAISILLQGDSNETALSVLLTEISDDIAADGLWNAAVADSVKTRIADWAMVADSAGRYAKFRKNVEGWKLSKTVPDFEKYMRHFWATTYGIGDCTKKREGEIVATENENSAVYGTTTRFICKSGAWKVAEDIVVDTRSWKDGSDGKLKKGDVTDRFYKFDKKLGKWLYATENDSTTGLKGCTTKLEGSIGRSPEDDRFYTCENLDWVEVTETIAYDTLGLVCSKSVLNTIVSGVVNDLNKYYCSTQGWTSLMDWDWTVPKEFRLNPEIKYGSMTDPRDNKVYKTVVIGKGEMAQTWMAENLNYADSVATPSLKGRNWCYDDVESNCDVGGRLYNWAAAIDSVKYATDKENPMTCGFAGFCEFSGDVQGVCPPGWHLPSIEEFYDFTAIIDADSLGKVLKAQSGWGYFENTGKMESGSGSDDVGFTGLPAGMRPFTGDYVYGGSFTGFWLSTNKTSLDGYFFGMFNEESGFELLNYLEKNFALSVRCIKDKVSDKE from the coding sequence ATGAAAAAGTTTGTACTTCAATGTCTTTTGACTACGGTGTTTTTCTTTGCTGCGTGTAGCGAAGACTCGACTGAGGTTGTCGTAGAAAAAATGAATGTGGTGGAAAGTGAAACGGATCTTCCTGAGTGCGAAAGCGAAAACGAGGGCGATCAGGCGATGGTAAAGGGCAAATCCTCCATTCTCGTGTGTGTCGATGGCGACTGGTTCGTGACTGCAGGAGAAAAAACGGAAACGGTGTCCGGAGATAGTGTTGAGGAAGCGGTACAGATTGATTCCTTGGTGGGCTATTCGCAGAAAGGCCCCTTCCTCAAAGGTTCGATGGTCTATCTTTACGAACTTTCGGATGGACGCACCTTAAAGCAGACGAACGGCAACTTTACAAGCAACATCACAAGCGATGATGGTCGCTACAAGTTTACGTCGCGAAACCTTGTGAGCCAGTATGCGCTAGTCGTTGTAAACGGCAAGTATCGTAATGAAGTGACTGGAAAACCTACCACGACGGCAATTCAGCTGCAGGCGTATACGAATGTGTTGATGCGTCGGTCGGCAAACGTGAATTTGCTTACGCACCTAGAACATAACCGCGTCTATAATCTGGTTGTGAAAGAAAAGCTGAATATGAGACAGGCAAAGCGACAGGCTCAGGCCGAAATTATGAGCGAATTCTATATCGACACGGCTGGATTCGTGGGCTCTTCCGAAGACTGGGATGTGTTCGGGAGTACCGATGCTGATGCCGCTCTTCTTGCGATATCGATTCTGTTGCAGGGGGATTCGAACGAAACCGCTCTTTCGGTGCTGCTTACGGAAATATCGGATGATATCGCGGCAGATGGCTTGTGGAATGCTGCGGTGGCTGATTCTGTAAAGACTCGCATTGCCGACTGGGCCATGGTGGCGGACAGTGCCGGACGATACGCCAAGTTCCGTAAGAATGTAGAGGGCTGGAAACTAAGCAAGACCGTGCCGGATTTTGAAAAATACATGCGTCATTTCTGGGCGACGACCTACGGCATTGGTGATTGTACGAAAAAGCGTGAAGGCGAAATTGTCGCTACAGAGAATGAAAATAGTGCCGTCTATGGAACGACAACGCGCTTTATCTGTAAGAGCGGAGCCTGGAAGGTTGCCGAAGATATTGTGGTGGATACAAGGAGCTGGAAAGACGGCTCCGATGGAAAACTGAAAAAAGGAGATGTTACGGATCGATTCTACAAGTTTGACAAAAAACTGGGAAAGTGGCTTTATGCGACTGAAAACGATTCGACGACCGGCTTGAAGGGATGCACCACCAAATTGGAAGGCTCCATTGGCAGAAGCCCTGAGGATGATCGTTTCTATACTTGTGAAAACCTTGATTGGGTTGAAGTGACTGAGACGATTGCTTATGACACCCTTGGCTTGGTCTGTTCGAAATCTGTATTGAACACTATTGTTAGCGGTGTTGTCAATGATTTGAACAAGTATTATTGTTCGACTCAGGGTTGGACAAGTTTGATGGATTGGGATTGGACTGTGCCGAAGGAATTTCGCCTTAATCCAGAAATCAAGTACGGTTCTATGACTGACCCGCGTGACAACAAGGTTTACAAGACAGTTGTCATTGGAAAGGGCGAAATGGCTCAGACATGGATGGCGGAAAACCTCAATTATGCCGATAGCGTTGCAACGCCTAGCCTTAAAGGACGTAACTGGTGCTATGATGACGTTGAGTCGAATTGTGATGTCGGGGGGCGCTTGTATAATTGGGCTGCTGCTATAGACTCTGTAAAGTATGCTACGGACAAAGAAAATCCGATGACTTGTGGCTTCGCGGGTTTCTGTGAGTTTTCCGGTGATGTGCAGGGTGTTTGTCCGCCGGGGTGGCACTTGCCTAGTATAGAGGAATTTTACGATTTTACGGCCATCATAGATGCCGATTCCTTGGGCAAAGTTCTTAAGGCTCAGTCGGGGTGGGGTTATTTTGAAAATACTGGGAAAATGGAATCGGGTAGTGGTTCGGATGATGTTGGATTTACGGGGCTTCCTGCTGGAATGAGGCCTTTTACGGGAGATTATGTCTATGGCGGTAGTTTCACTGGTTTTTGGTTGTCTACCAATAAAACATCATTGGATGGGTACTTTTTTGGAATGTTTAACGAAGAATCCGGTTTTGAACTCCTAAATTATCTTGAAAAAAACTTTGCGTTGAGTGTCCGTTGCATTAAGGATAAGGTATCAGATAAGGAATAG
- a CDS encoding FISUMP domain-containing protein, whose amino-acid sequence MVETFAELDSCSDENTGDRALVKADSTIYVCVDAKWVATVERSDEVAISLDTLSGYIQKGPFLKGSTVYLYELSDGQTLKQTNGNFMSVITGDDGRYRFSSRDLKSQYAMLVVEGKYRNEVTGEPTTTPIQLQAYTNMLMRKSANVNLLTHLEKERVYYLVTHEKLSVRGAKKQAQAEILSQFYIDTLSFKAESEDLDVFGKNDADAALLAVSILLQGDSNETALSVLLTEIVADMAEDGEWNGANANATKTRIADWAMAADTSGRLAIFRKNVKSWGLSDTVPEFEKHVRRYWTKQYGFEDCDKKSEGEVVATENELSDSYGTKTRFVCKDGAWKTASDLEKDTYQWKLGAKDGESRLGDVTRRTYFYDKEKEAWHKASNVEIALGFCSKNIETDKSKRYGKVDSSWYLCKNREWSGVDEFMLDTLDAKCSSKTLGKKIDGAVVKKNQYYCTAKGWVNLMDWNWDVPKEARFNPDIKYDSMIDPRDNKVYKIVTIGTGEKAQTWMAENLNYADSVATPSLKGRNWCFDNVEAHCDVGGRLYSWSAAIDSVRLATDENHPMRCGELNVCNLSGRVQGICPEGWHLPRYAEVVAMTELVGDVELGSAYITQTGWNGGKGGTDIVGLSMLPTGFYHSAGKFGLDGVLASVWMSTEDDENDAFLISISANSTDEGVSFVNMYYSKSCGMSVRCIQDRD is encoded by the coding sequence GTGGTCGAAACTTTCGCTGAACTCGATTCATGCTCCGATGAAAATACGGGGGACCGCGCTCTTGTAAAAGCGGATTCGACGATTTATGTGTGTGTCGATGCCAAGTGGGTGGCGACCGTAGAACGTTCCGATGAAGTGGCGATTTCACTTGATACCTTGTCGGGCTATATCCAGAAAGGTCCGTTTCTGAAAGGCTCCACGGTGTACCTTTACGAACTTTCCGATGGGCAAACGTTAAAGCAGACGAATGGCAACTTTATGAGCGTCATCACGGGAGATGATGGCCGTTACAGGTTTTCTTCGCGCGACCTCAAGAGCCAATACGCGATGCTTGTCGTAGAAGGAAAATACCGTAATGAAGTGACGGGGGAGCCTACCACCACGCCGATTCAGCTGCAGGCCTATACCAATATGCTGATGCGCAAGTCGGCAAATGTGAATCTGCTGACGCATTTGGAAAAGGAACGTGTGTATTACCTGGTGACGCACGAAAAATTGAGCGTCCGTGGTGCCAAGAAACAAGCCCAGGCCGAAATCCTGAGTCAATTCTATATCGATACGCTCTCCTTTAAGGCGGAATCCGAAGACCTTGATGTGTTTGGTAAGAACGATGCCGATGCGGCCCTCCTTGCTGTATCCATTCTTTTGCAGGGCGATTCGAACGAAACGGCCCTTTCGGTTCTTTTGACTGAAATCGTGGCGGATATGGCCGAGGATGGTGAATGGAACGGAGCTAACGCAAATGCGACCAAGACGCGTATTGCAGATTGGGCTATGGCGGCGGATACTTCCGGTAGGCTTGCGATATTCCGCAAGAATGTGAAAAGTTGGGGCTTGAGCGATACGGTGCCCGAATTTGAAAAGCATGTGCGTCGCTATTGGACAAAACAGTACGGTTTTGAAGATTGCGATAAGAAAAGCGAAGGTGAAGTGGTTGCCACGGAGAATGAACTAAGTGATTCTTATGGAACAAAAACCCGCTTTGTCTGCAAGGATGGTGCTTGGAAAACCGCCTCGGATTTAGAAAAGGATACCTACCAATGGAAGCTGGGCGCAAAGGATGGTGAATCCAGACTAGGGGACGTGACTAGAAGGACCTATTTCTATGACAAGGAAAAGGAGGCTTGGCATAAGGCGTCCAATGTAGAAATTGCGCTTGGATTCTGTTCTAAAAATATCGAAACGGACAAGTCGAAAAGATATGGCAAGGTGGATAGTTCCTGGTATCTTTGCAAAAACCGCGAGTGGAGTGGCGTTGACGAATTTATGCTTGATACGCTTGACGCTAAATGTTCTTCAAAAACGTTGGGTAAAAAGATTGACGGTGCTGTTGTTAAGAAAAATCAGTATTACTGTACGGCGAAAGGTTGGGTGAACTTGATGGATTGGAATTGGGATGTTCCTAAGGAAGCTCGCTTTAATCCTGATATCAAGTATGATTCCATGATAGACCCGCGAGACAATAAGGTCTATAAAATTGTGACGATCGGAACGGGTGAAAAGGCGCAAACCTGGATGGCTGAAAACTTGAATTATGCCGACAGTGTCGCAACGCCCAGTCTTAAGGGACGTAATTGGTGCTTTGACAATGTAGAGGCGCATTGTGATGTCGGAGGACGCTTGTACAGTTGGTCTGCTGCGATTGATTCCGTAAGACTTGCTACTGACGAAAATCATCCGATGCGTTGTGGTGAATTGAACGTTTGTAATCTTTCGGGGCGTGTGCAGGGCATTTGCCCTGAAGGTTGGCATTTGCCTCGTTATGCGGAAGTCGTTGCGATGACGGAGCTTGTTGGCGATGTCGAGTTGGGTTCTGCTTATATTACGCAGACAGGCTGGAATGGTGGTAAAGGGGGAACAGATATTGTCGGCCTTTCGATGCTGCCCACAGGCTTTTACCATTCAGCCGGGAAATTTGGCTTGGACGGTGTATTGGCTTCGGTCTGGATGTCTACGGAAGATGACGAAAACGATGCGTTCCTGATATCCATAAGTGCTAACTCAACAGACGAAGGTGTGTCGTTTGTAAATATGTATTATAGCAAAAGTTGTGGGATGAGTGTTCGCTGCATTCAAGACAGAGATTAA
- a CDS encoding T9SS type A sorting domain-containing protein, whose protein sequence is MKMVSEMNSKKVSKVALGVVLLGFAGAYAQVTVNKAEGWLESAFAEWAPVSGATSYNVYCDGNKIDNQLIRSYGSYIRADVLGLKGGSHTLKIAPVVNGAEGTAVTKSVTVLAHDRSGFAFSNGRVPGAYNADGTLKSGAAVLYISENTKNTVTMNVTTNAKGSKTTCEGMQGILNCYKKGYETVPLDLRLIGNVTDASVMEAGDMLIDLGSSEKSYVTVEGVGNDAVANGWGIRIKNAQNVEIRNLGIMNVNSSEGDNVGLQQNDQYIWVHNNDFFYGDAGTDKDQVKGDGALDCKKSTYITFSYNHFWDNGKSNLLGLSEGTTEGYYITYHHNWYDHSDSRHPRVRYYSAHVYNNYYDGISKYGIGSTLGSSVFAEGNYFRNCKYPMLTSMQGSDLYAGTTSASTENATFSKEAGGSIKAFNNYMEGAVTFIPYGANKYTLKGAETSVGSINTKTDFDAYVVTSRSAQMPSSVASKSGANTYNNFDLNSSIMYSYTADEPAVAKATVMIYAGRVQGGDFKWTFDNSVDDAAYAVNQPLKNALVAYKGSVQSIQGEGNLPVYVPTSSSSSGKVSSSSSKNENAKSSSSSVSSSSSAKSSSSVGANEDPVEDDVLTLPIDKDLVHNFTEEATSSDYFEFFGNLSTEKGSVEYNGESLARCLKMESATLIEFILSKKATVTLVFNADFEKKVKVDGEKETAKAGIVTVELAAGTHKITKGDVANLYLIVVDVDESSVESSGSLETSSSSEAGETTALVPTLNYGVHPMRYVAHDSHLEIFAENVRRLDIVSVTGHVFMNSTEVSSNVDLRGLKPGVYLVRLVAGERTYLQKIVKR, encoded by the coding sequence ATGAAAATGGTTTCGGAAATGAACTCGAAAAAAGTCTCCAAGGTGGCTCTCGGTGTGGTGCTGCTTGGTTTTGCCGGGGCTTATGCCCAGGTGACGGTGAATAAGGCCGAAGGCTGGCTGGAATCCGCTTTTGCGGAATGGGCTCCTGTTTCGGGGGCGACTAGCTACAACGTCTACTGTGACGGCAACAAGATTGACAATCAGCTGATTCGTAGCTACGGCAGCTACATACGTGCCGATGTGCTTGGACTCAAGGGGGGCTCGCATACCTTGAAGATTGCGCCGGTGGTGAATGGTGCCGAAGGTACAGCCGTGACCAAGTCGGTGACGGTGCTTGCCCACGACCGTAGCGGTTTTGCTTTCAGTAACGGGCGCGTACCCGGTGCCTACAATGCCGACGGTACGCTCAAGAGCGGGGCCGCGGTGCTCTACATTTCTGAGAACACCAAGAATACGGTGACGATGAACGTGACAACAAATGCCAAGGGATCAAAGACGACCTGTGAGGGAATGCAGGGAATCCTGAACTGCTATAAGAAAGGATATGAAACTGTTCCGCTCGATTTACGCCTTATCGGTAATGTTACCGATGCGTCCGTTATGGAAGCGGGAGACATGCTGATCGACCTCGGCAGTTCCGAAAAGTCCTACGTGACGGTCGAAGGTGTCGGTAACGATGCCGTGGCGAACGGTTGGGGCATCCGTATCAAGAATGCGCAGAATGTGGAAATTCGCAACTTGGGCATTATGAACGTGAATAGCTCCGAAGGCGACAATGTTGGACTTCAGCAGAATGACCAGTATATATGGGTGCACAATAACGATTTCTTCTACGGCGATGCGGGAACCGACAAGGACCAGGTGAAGGGTGACGGTGCCCTGGACTGCAAAAAGTCCACCTATATCACCTTCAGCTACAACCACTTCTGGGATAACGGCAAGTCGAACCTGCTCGGTCTTTCCGAAGGCACCACCGAAGGCTACTATATTACCTATCACCACAACTGGTACGACCATTCCGATAGCCGCCATCCGCGCGTGCGTTACTACAGCGCCCACGTGTACAACAACTACTACGACGGTATTTCCAAGTACGGCATTGGTTCGACGCTCGGTTCGTCGGTGTTTGCCGAAGGAAACTATTTCCGCAACTGTAAGTACCCGATGTTGACCTCGATGCAGGGGAGCGACCTTTATGCCGGTACGACATCCGCCTCTACAGAAAATGCGACTTTCAGCAAGGAAGCGGGTGGTTCGATCAAGGCCTTCAACAACTATATGGAAGGTGCGGTGACCTTTATCCCGTATGGCGCAAACAAGTACACCCTGAAGGGGGCTGAAACCTCGGTGGGGTCCATCAATACCAAGACGGATTTCGATGCTTACGTGGTAACGAGCCGTTCGGCGCAGATGCCTTCTTCGGTTGCGTCTAAGTCCGGTGCCAATACCTACAACAACTTTGACCTGAACAGCTCGATTATGTATTCGTATACGGCAGATGAACCGGCCGTGGCGAAGGCGACCGTGATGATTTATGCGGGGCGTGTGCAAGGCGGCGATTTCAAGTGGACCTTCGACAATTCTGTGGACGATGCTGCGTATGCCGTAAATCAGCCGCTCAAGAATGCTCTTGTGGCGTACAAGGGCTCCGTGCAATCCATCCAGGGGGAAGGCAACTTGCCGGTGTATGTGCCGACGTCCTCCTCGTCGTCCGGGAAAGTTTCTTCTTCGTCGTCTAAAAACGAAAATGCAAAGTCTAGTTCCAGCTCTGTTTCGTCCAGTTCCTCTGCGAAGTCTTCAAGTAGCGTAGGCGCAAACGAAGACCCCGTGGAAGATGATGTCTTGACGTTGCCTATCGATAAGGATCTTGTCCACAACTTTACCGAAGAGGCGACATCGAGTGATTACTTTGAATTCTTCGGAAACCTCTCGACGGAGAAGGGTTCGGTAGAATATAACGGTGAATCTCTGGCCCGTTGCCTCAAGATGGAATCGGCAACCTTGATTGAATTTATTTTGTCTAAAAAGGCGACGGTGACACTCGTTTTCAATGCGGATTTTGAAAAGAAAGTGAAAGTGGATGGTGAAAAGGAAACCGCGAAGGCCGGAATCGTGACGGTTGAACTTGCCGCAGGTACGCACAAGATTACCAAGGGCGATGTTGCGAATCTGTACCTGATCGTGGTCGATGTCGATGAATCGTCTGTGGAGTCTAGCGGTTCTCTTGAAACGTCTAGCAGTTCCGAGGCTGGCGAAACGACCGCTTTGGTGCCGACGTTAAATTACGGTGTTCATCCGATGCGTTACGTCGCTCACGATTCGCATCTGGAAATTTTTGCAGAGAATGTCCGTAGGCTCGATATTGTTAGCGTGACGGGGCATGTGTTTATGAACTCTACCGAGGTGAGCTCGAATGTGGACCTGAGAGGTCTTAAGCCGGGTGTATATCTGGTGCGTCTTGTTGCGGGTGAAAGGACTTATCTGCAAAAAATTGTAAAACGATAA